The Manis javanica isolate MJ-LG chromosome 4, MJ_LKY, whole genome shotgun sequence genome contains a region encoding:
- the ADAP2 gene encoding arf-GAP with dual PH domain-containing protein 2 produces the protein MGDRERNKKRLLELLQAAGTGNALCADCGAADPDWASYKLGIFICLNCSGVHRNFPDISKVKSVKLDFWDDSIVEFMTHNGNLRVKAKYEARVPAFYYIPQANDCMVLKEQWIRAKYERQEFMADGKTISPPGNREGFLWKRGRDNAQFLRRKFVLLAREGLLKYYTKEEGKGPKSVISIKDLNATFQTEKIGNPHGLQITYRKEGHLRNLFVYHESGKEIVDWFNALRAARLQYLKMAFPEQPESELAPLITRNYLKQGFMEKTGPRQREPFKKRWFALDPQERRLLYYKNPLDAFEQGQVFLGSNEQGYEVYEDLPKGTRGNRWKAGLTIVTPQRRFIFTCPSEKEQREWLESFQDVLSRPLTPLNLLTAATESDRSNR, from the exons ATGGGCGACCGCGAGCGCAACAAGAAGCGGCTGCTGGAGCTGCTGCAGGCGGCGGGCACAGGCAACGCGCTCTGCGCCGACTGCGGAGCGGCGG ATCCGGACTGGGCCTCTTACAAACTGGGCATCTTCATCTGTCTGAACTGCTCCGGCGTCCACCGCAACTTCCCAGACATCAGCAAAGTTAAATCCGTGAAGCTTGACTTCTGGGACGACAGTATTGTGGAG TTTATGACCCACAACGGGAACCTCCGTGTGAAAGCCAAGTACGAAGCCAGAGTCCCTGCATTCTACTATATCCCCCAAGCCAACGACTGCAT GGTTTTAAAGGAACAATGGATTCGAGCCAAGTATGAAAGACAGGAATTTATGGCTGATGGGAAAACCATCTCACCTCCAG GTAACCGAGAAGGGTTCCTGTGGAAGCGGGGAAGGGACAACGCACAGTTTCTGAGAAGGAAGTTTGTCCTCTTGGCAAGAGAAGGCCTCCTGAAGTACTACACTAAAGAAGAG GGTAAAGGCCCCAAATCTGTCATCAGCATCAAGGACTTGAATGCCACCTTCCAAACAGAGAAGATAGGGAACCCCCACGGGCTGCAGATCACCTACAGGAAAGAGGGCCACCTCAGGAACCTGTTTGTGTATCACGAGAGTGGGAAG GAGATAGTGGACTGGTTCAATGCCCTCCGTGCAGCCCGTCTGCAGTACCTAAAAATGGCCTTTCCTGAGCAACCAGAGTCTGAG CTCGCGCCTCTCATCACCAGGAACTACCTCAAACAAGGCTTCATGGAGAAGACTGGCCCAAGG CAGAGAGAACCTTTCAAGAAAAGATGGTTTGCCTTGGATCCCCAGGAGCGGAGGCTGCTCTATTACAAGAACCCACTG GATGCCTTTGAACAGGGCCAGGTCTTTCTCGGGAGCAATGAACAGGGGTATGAGGTATATGAAGACCTGCCCAAGGGCACCCGAGGGAATCGCTGGAAGGCCGGCCTCACCATCGTCACCCCTCAGCGGAGATTCATCTTCACCTGCCCCAGCGAGAAAGAGCAGCGGGAATGGCTGGAGAGTTTTCAGGATGTCCTTTCCCGCCCCTTAACACCCCTCAACCTCCTCA CTGCCGCAACAGAGAGTGACCGCAGCAACAGGTGA